A single region of the Saprospiraceae bacterium genome encodes:
- the ligA gene encoding NAD-dependent DNA ligase LigA encodes MYSQPDQKALFESSKNFLDAHHAVHQQTPNQQAEMLRQLIIYHEWRYYMLNNPVIADFEYDQLYKQLEALEKNDPRLITPDSPTQRVSTDLSSDFESVDHLTPMLSLANSYDAADLMEFDEQIKRLLNMPLETEIAYAVEPKFDGGSIALVYEADYLVRGATRGNGVKGEEMTKNARAIRSIPLKADFSKHGIYKAELRGEVLIRKDVFEKINKKRGLEGLTLFANARNTASGGLRMKDPKDVSERGLEAFLYTLGYAVDQEGNNVLNSFASHQESLDLLTSLGFKVPAEGIERKVCQNIQGAIDFCLEWQEKRETYPYEIDGMVVKVNDRELQERAGYTSHHPRWAIAFKFKAKQATTKLLQVDYQVGKIGSITPVAKVEPVALAGVTISSISLHNADFIKEKDLRLGDMVVVERAGDVIPYIVKAVEDLRDGTEKPITFPTHCPVNTTETPVALVREESEAAWRCPSCVCGAQDLQRIIFHVSKPAMDIDGLGKSIVERFFELGWIKTLPDIYRLDYEKIAQLEGFGERSATNMAASIEKAKQNPIHRLLHSLAIHHLGKKVSKLIAAEINHVLDLKDWTLDDYTNIKDVGPIVAENVSQFFQHPSNIAMLEEMESLGVNLQQTAEDQPKAIDADAPLAGKTILFTGTLLLMGRKEAQEKAEAAGARNISAVSSKLDILVAGEKAGSKLKKAQALGTVQILSEEDFLALLQ; translated from the coding sequence ATGTATAGTCAACCCGATCAGAAAGCGCTTTTTGAATCTTCAAAAAATTTCCTGGATGCCCATCATGCTGTGCATCAACAAACGCCAAATCAACAAGCCGAAATGCTTCGCCAATTGATCATTTACCACGAATGGCGATATTATATGCTGAATAATCCGGTGATTGCTGATTTTGAGTATGATCAGCTATACAAACAATTGGAAGCTTTAGAGAAAAACGATCCTCGCCTTATCACCCCCGATTCTCCTACCCAACGGGTAAGTACGGACCTGAGTTCCGATTTTGAGTCGGTGGATCACCTGACCCCCATGCTCTCTCTGGCTAATTCCTATGATGCAGCGGACCTCATGGAGTTTGACGAGCAAATCAAACGCTTGTTGAATATGCCATTAGAGACAGAAATCGCCTATGCCGTGGAGCCTAAATTTGATGGGGGTAGTATTGCACTGGTATATGAAGCCGACTATCTGGTCAGAGGAGCTACCCGGGGCAATGGGGTGAAAGGCGAAGAAATGACTAAGAACGCCCGGGCCATTAGATCTATTCCGCTAAAAGCCGATTTTTCCAAGCATGGCATTTATAAAGCGGAACTACGGGGGGAAGTGCTCATTCGAAAAGACGTTTTTGAAAAAATAAATAAAAAAAGAGGGCTAGAAGGGCTGACTTTATTTGCCAATGCGCGCAACACCGCCTCTGGCGGGCTGCGGATGAAAGATCCAAAAGATGTTTCCGAAAGGGGATTGGAAGCCTTCCTCTATACCTTGGGTTACGCAGTTGACCAAGAGGGGAATAATGTACTGAACAGCTTTGCCTCGCATCAAGAGAGCCTGGATTTACTGACTTCCCTTGGATTTAAAGTGCCTGCCGAAGGGATAGAACGGAAGGTTTGTCAAAATATACAAGGCGCCATCGATTTTTGTCTGGAATGGCAAGAAAAGCGCGAGACCTACCCCTATGAAATTGATGGGATGGTGGTAAAAGTGAACGACAGGGAACTGCAAGAGCGGGCAGGCTACACCAGCCACCACCCGCGCTGGGCCATTGCTTTCAAATTCAAGGCTAAACAAGCCACTACCAAACTATTACAGGTGGATTATCAAGTCGGCAAAATCGGTTCTATAACGCCAGTGGCCAAGGTGGAGCCGGTGGCATTAGCAGGGGTCACCATTTCTTCTATCTCTTTGCACAATGCAGATTTCATTAAAGAGAAAGACCTTCGGCTGGGAGACATGGTGGTAGTGGAGCGGGCCGGGGATGTCATTCCCTACATTGTTAAGGCAGTAGAGGATTTGCGAGATGGTACTGAAAAGCCTATTACATTCCCGACTCATTGCCCAGTTAATACCACAGAAACCCCAGTTGCCTTAGTTAGAGAAGAAAGCGAAGCCGCCTGGCGTTGCCCCAGCTGCGTTTGTGGCGCCCAAGACTTGCAAAGAATCATTTTCCATGTTTCCAAGCCAGCGATGGATATTGATGGCCTAGGCAAATCCATTGTGGAACGCTTTTTTGAATTAGGGTGGATCAAAACCCTGCCCGATATTTATCGGCTCGACTATGAAAAGATAGCCCAACTGGAAGGTTTTGGCGAAAGATCGGCGACCAATATGGCTGCTTCCATTGAAAAGGCAAAACAAAATCCGATTCATCGCTTATTGCATAGCCTGGCTATTCATCACCTGGGCAAAAAAGTCTCCAAATTAATTGCAGCCGAAATCAATCATGTGTTAGATTTAAAAGATTGGACGCTGGACGACTATACCAATATAAAAGACGTTGGACCCATTGTAGCCGAAAATGTCAGCCAGTTTTTTCAGCATCCAAGCAATATTGCCATGCTGGAAGAAATGGAAAGCTTGGGGGTCAACCTGCAACAAACAGCAGAAGATCAGCCCAAAGCCATTGATGCGGATGCCCCTTTGGCAGGCAAGACCATTTTGTTCACAGGAACGCTCCTGTTAATGGGCCGTAAGGAAGCACAGGAAAAAGCCGAGGCTGCCGGCGCCCGCAATATTAGTGCCGTGAGCTCAAAGCTCGACATCTTAGTTGCCGGTGAAAAAGCAGGATCCAAATTGAAAAAGGCGCAGGCCTTGGGAACGGTGCAAATCCTAAGCGAAGAGGATTTTTTAGCCTTACTTCAATAG